GAGTGGTTTGATAAGCGCCCACCCTCCCGCCCCATTTGAGTGTGCACACGTTTGCCCCATATCTAATCGGTTGCCAAATGGAGTAACCCACGCGATCCATCGGCGTTCGGGATCCCGAGAACCCCCCCGGGAGATACTACCAGGGTAGCTACACGACCTCCCGAAGTGCCCGATGGTCCACGTTGCGCCaacacaaccagccagccagtgagtcAGTGTTATCCAAGTTGCACAAACACTGTCACAAAATGTGGCGGCTGATAATGGAGCGTAACGGGGTACGCTGGTGGACAACGCCGGCTTCCGGTGTGCTTCCGGTTAAGGTTCTCCCGCGCAGCAGCTACCGCTCATGCATAGCGATAGGtatgagcgcgcgcgcgcgccgttaCGCATAATCAAGTCGGGCCGCCAGAACGGATCCGTTGCTCAAGCATGCTCGATCAGAATGGTTCATTGGTTTGGTCCATAATGATCCAATGGATGGTTTAGTGGCGTCGCAACCGTACAGAACCTTTTATACGGGACTTTTGACTCGACTCGACGTTTATCACCCAAAACGAAACCCATGTATGCATTgtgagcgatgatgatgatgatgagtcatTGGAAACTACGGACGAGGTAGTAATGAAGCTTTGGAGGCCATCGCCAGTGAACGGCAGCTTGGCAGACGGGGGGGAAATCCAACTCTCCTATAACTACCTTTCGAATGGGGAATTTTGCAAGCCCCGTGAAgtctctttttatttttcttatttgcagccattcccttttttgcagcCAGTTTTTGCGGTGAATTCCCCTAGTCCTTGATAAAGACCTACGGTTGATGGCATTTTGCTCTGACCCAAAAACCTTACAATGTAGCAAATCCAAATCAATATCTGATGCTACTTACTTATCGCCTGGTGGGACCTGCTAGGGATGTTATCGGATTATGCTCACAGGAGCTATAAACATCGATAAATCAAAACGAATCTGTCACTAGACGAACGGGTTTTTATTAGACTCGATAAATTACAAGACAGCCACAAATCCCCCCCATTGATAGGAGAGTGAACGTCGTTCGACGATGAAGAAACTGgattcatcattatcagctTCTTAACTGGTGGTCTATCGTCTCATTCtgcgccaccaaaaaccggtcaCCGGCTTCTACCAATCTATGCAAAGCCGCTAAACTTCTGGCCACATTCCGCTAGGTACGCGGGCGATGTGTCGTCGAAAAACTTTCTCAGATAAGAGATGCGCAAACCCCTCCGAATGTCTTCAAGGTCAGCGAGTGCCGGTTACCCTTTCGGCACCCGGCCAAAAACCGgttctccagcatccagcattaGCGCGAGGCTACTGCTTGCCTCTGCGTTCGTCTCATCGGAGCAAATCTCTTCGATTCGGTATGTATCGTTTTAAATGTAGATCGCTTTATTCGTATTGTGCACTATGCAGCTACACAGCACTGGCCGTGCCTTCGTGCGCCGTTTGAGTCGCTGACGCCGGGTCACCAAAAAGCGGTGACCTTGAATTAAGAATTTTGCTATCGAAACCGCAAATCGCAACCGCTGCACTATCTACAGAAGGAGGCCGAAAGGACGATACTGAGGGCGGTTGATGAgatgagaagaagaacggCAGACGATAAGCGGCTCACACGACGcgcatttcattttctcccTCGGCATCCTCGTCGGGGAACTGCGATGGTAGGACAGTTTGCGTATCGTGGGTCATCACCTGCTCGGAGTACGGACTTCCGACAGCCAGCGGTGGACGTTGCTGGTTGGATTGCATCGATTTGAGACGCTTGCCAACGTTACACAGTCCAATCGAGCGACGTCGCAACCCAACGAACACGACGCACACGATGATGGCGTTCCAGGCGAGGACGGAGAGCAACGAGTACTTGCTCATCGAGTACGGTATCCAGACGATGATCTGTGTAGCGCACGCAAACGTTGACACGAGTGTCCTGATggtaataaaaaagaagaaatacgGATCATTAGAATGATTCTTGGACCCCCCCACAGCGGATTCTCTGGACAATACTTACAGTTCCCTTCGCTGGTCCATCCGCTTGGCCGTACTTCCCTCGTTGATCATCTCGAAAGGATTCTCACTGCTGTTAAACCCGAGATGGTTCCGGCCGAACGATGTGTACACGTTGGCACCACTAATGGCTAGCGCTCCCGAGAGACTGGCGAGAACAGTCAGGAAGAGGACACTCTCGAAGTAGAACGTCAGGGCCATGGCAatgaaggagcagaaggagataCAGAACACTAcgaccaacagcaaccggtAGTTGATGCTGGTCGTTCCGGTGGCCGAGGAGAAGAACAGGATCGAACAGAACAGCAGGAACAGTGCGTACGAGATCTCAATCAGTACCTCCACTATCGGTCGATAATCATCTGGAACGAAGCCGGAGGCGTTAGAAATTTGATTTCGACTTGGATTAATTCGTCAGTACCTTCCCGGAATGTgactagcagcagctcgacgatgatggccaaCGCAAGGAATCCGGCATGACTTCCAATCAACGGTCCATAGCGGTGAGGAAGGGTACGATCGAACAGATAGGCCAGGATCGTCACGGCCGAAGCGACCAGCGCCACGACGATCGTCACGGTTGCGAGCCAACCGGAGAATAGCTCCTGCTGGGCTGCAATCTCGCAGATGTGCGCCGCCAGAACCATATTACCGGTTTCCTCGACGCAGAAGTCATCGTAGAACTCGATCCGATCGCCGCGCGTCACCACCAGCGAACCATTCTGGATCAGCATCATCTGTGTGCCGCGATCGTTGAATATCAACCTGACGGGAAGAGGAACAGCAGTGGGTTACAAAGTTTAGTTCCAAAGTTTAGTTCCAGAAGACATCTTGGGATGTCCACACCCAACGTACCTTTGACCAACACACTTCTTATCGATCGTGACGTTGTAGCGCAGATACTTGCCATACTCGTGGCATCCCGCTCCGTAGTAATCGAGCTGGCGGGCCAGCAGCGTAAAGCGGGTAGATCCGAGCTCGAACGGATCCATCGGGTGGCAGGTGGTGATGCTGAGCCGATGAAACGATTGTCCCCTTGGGCAACATTTACGCACCGTCAGCCGGCCCATCGACGGTATATGCTGAGGCTAAATGATTAATGAGACCAggtggaagggaaagaagCAAAGACCGCGACGATAAAATCACGCAATAATTCACGGATTATGGTGGTTAGTGGTTAGGCTCTGTGCCCGTACCAGGATATCAGGTAACCTCTGcccttcttgctgctgttctCGCATACCGATTCAAATGTTTCTTCTGGAAGCTCCTGAATACTTGGTGTATTTCAATACCAATACACAGGGTTCGATATGTCGGAAGCTGCCCCGTTTAGTTAGATCAGATTGGATTTTTTCTACGCTAAGGTCCGACTTCCAAAGGTCCATAAACCATCCTCTCCATAGGAGGCATATCATTAAGCATTAGTTATGCAAATTTTCATCTCTCCTTCGGGAACAGACCGAACTAACTGTTTGCCCTATTTCACGGGCTAGAATATGCTGGTTTATTTTCTCTATCAACTCTCCAACAGCATCTTCTCTCGCACAATTTAGCCGTtagtttgaattttaaatatcTGCCTTAAAGAATCTTTGCCAATTTCTCGTATTATCAATTGGCAAAGCACGATGTCAGAAATCTCTCCCATATTCGGCTCAACTAAACAGCCATATTTGTGTCAGATTAAGAAGATTTCAAAAAGGCAGAGTTACCAAACTTGCTGCTATCACTGCACGAAACCAGTCTAAACTTGTCCTAGTGCTAATGTTTGCGCGAGTTCTTCTTTCCGTTGGGATCTGATTTCATCACTTGTTTTGCGCTCCATTTCGCCACCCGTTTGGCGCTACAGACTACTCGATGTAGGAGTcgcgaaaaacgaaagaacCAGAACCAACCGCCAAgcatatatatctatatatatttGCGGTCACTGCCGGTGATGAAAATCAGAGAAGAAGCGTTCGAAATgaagaacggaacagaacagattCGTTGTTGTACGTACGATTGCGGACCGTGCAGCATGTTCCGAAAGGCAACGCAATGTTCGAGTTCGTGGCCGTGGTTTGCAGCTGCGAACCACCGGTCGGCAGACGATAACGAAGGAAACATTTTTCGTCGATTTCGTTGCTGGTTCACCATGGCGAAAGGCCACAcagaccagcaccagcagcagcagcaggctggaCGAGGGAAAGTAACCGGACCTTCAAAGAGGTGCCCCTCACAGGCGGCAAGCCGTTGTTGGGCTGCAATGCTGCCGCAAAGTTGCGCGATTGCAGCGGATACGCGGCACGCAAAGGTCGATGCAGCTCCGTCCGGAGGACGGCAAGGAGATAAGGAGAAGTGTATGCGCGGGTCCGAAATGCATGATGCAGCTCTACGCCAGCTGCACTTCTTTCtgatttatatattttttttcttttgtgatTTCTGCTGCACCGATATTCGCACCGGTACCGCGATACATGTGTATTTATATGGGAAAGGGGCAATAAATGTGCGCGCAAggttggcgatggcgacgagaaTGGGTTTTGTGTGATTTTCCTGCTCCCACTGGCACTTTtcgtcgctggcgctggttcaGGTTggcagaaaaagggggggggggggggggggagaaaccCAATATTATTAGGGTCAGTGCaataaaaccgaaccgaaaacggttCGCTCCACCACGCTGATGCATAATTCATGaaagttttacaaaaaataaaacaggaGAGCCCGTTGCTTTTGGAGTaacttttgttattttgtgcAAACACATTCCACAGGTGGGTTGCCGGGGGAACAGTTTTCTGATAAAAGCGCACATTTATTGGATGCTggaacgaatcgaaatcgtGCGTGCGGAATGGCGGACGCCTGGTTGCTCATTTATTGCACGGCTGCCTACTATTCCTCTCCTAGAACCTTACTGACATTTGTTAGGCTTTGCCAGAACGTCAATCTAGTAGACTGATCGGTCGAACGCGCTGTCATAATGCACCGAACCCGTTCACGTATTCCGATTCCGGCTTTTAGCACGCAAAAGCGAACGGCCTCGAGCTCCTTCGGGTGACAAATACCGGGGCAGATGACGGTAGCTATTAAAGCACATCATTATAGCCTCCTATCGACTCCGTATATCGTATTCCGCTCGCCTATGTCTTAATCATTTCTCCTGCCAGAGTTGACGGTGcatgcaagcaagcaagcaagcaagcaagaaaaaactgctattcctcctcctccgaggcAAACCGGTCAACGCAATTAACACAACGGCTTCCTGTAATGGCGTTTGAGGTGTGTTTGATAGCTAAATGCTAATCGAAACGCACGGAatcatgatggtgatgagtcAACTGATAGCTGCTATTGCTGATACTGGAGAGCTACTGAAATTCGAATG
This sequence is a window from Anopheles darlingi chromosome 3, idAnoDarlMG_H_01, whole genome shotgun sequence. Protein-coding genes within it:
- the LOC125953755 gene encoding uncharacterized protein LOC125953755, producing the protein MNSDMRTFRLLALCGVGALVLLTTALLAPAEANFITYVDDSGENLPDDYVLDDERRVKKVRPQDYNEALDRLIANALNTSEPARNSTVAPNVTYSSVPPSIACIGARKPQHIPSMGRLTVRKCCPRGQSFHRLSITTCHPMDPFELGSTRFTLLARQLDYYGAGCHEYGKYLRYNVTIDKKCVGQRLIFNDRGTQMMLIQNGSLVVTRGDRIEFYDDFCVEETGNMVLAAHICEIAAQQELFSGWLATVTIVVALVASAVTILAYLFDRTLPHRYGPLIGSHAGFLALAIIVELLLVTFREDDYRPIVEVLIEISYALFLLFCSILFFSSATGTTSINYRLLLVVVFCISFCSFIAMALTFYFESVLFLTVLASLSGALAISGANVYTSFGRNHLGFNSSENPFEMINEGSTAKRMDQRRELTLVSTFACATQIIVWIPYSMSKYSLLSVLAWNAIIVCVVFVGLRRRSIGLCNVGKRLKSMQSNQQRPPLAVGSPYSEQVMTHDTQTVLPSQFPDEDAEGENEMRVV